In Nicotiana tabacum cultivar K326 chromosome 2, ASM71507v2, whole genome shotgun sequence, the following proteins share a genomic window:
- the LOC107804885 gene encoding uncharacterized protein LOC107804885 produces the protein MSTYGDPLVIVIEHLQCSMSKDLLCKFPDNSAFDFDYTQSSIWSPLVPRPLSAQRRMSSGLSRKLSYEDVSAGCIGAANFKKVTAKIKRKFSTAVSENMKEYQKLKKRKKKAFDFTSPTPRKGCVKVLKAVSKHFKKKKNKKDSKADVNFSKCSTDYSLMRSSTYP, from the exons aTGAGCACCTATGGAGATCCGTTGGTGATCGTAATTGAGCATTTGCAGTGTTCCATGTCCAAAGATTTGCTCTGCAAATTTCCAGACAACTCCGCATTCGATTTCGACTATACCCAGAGTTCTATTTGGTCTCCTCTAGTACCTCGACCGTTGTCTGCACAGCGTAGAATGAGCTCGGGTCTATCGCGAAAGCTGTCGTACGAGGATGTCTCAGCAGGCTGTATCGGCGCAGCCAATTTCAAGAAAGTGACTGCAAAAATCAAGAGGAAGTTCTCCACTGCTGTGTCTGAGAATATGAAAGAATATCAGAAgttgaagaagagaaagaagaaggcTTTTGATTTCACTTCTCCAACCCCAAGAAAG GGGTGTGTTAAGGTACTGAAAGCAGTTTCTAAGCatttcaagaagaagaagaacaagaaagattccaaagctgATGTTAATTTTTCCAAATGTTCGACTGACTATAGTCTCATGCGAAGCTCTACATATCCATAA